The following proteins come from a genomic window of Pseudomonas hygromyciniae:
- a CDS encoding histidine phosphatase family protein, with protein MGSIYLIRHGQASFGADDYDVLSPVGVQQAQVLGSHLADLGLTFDRCVSGDLRRQQHTANAAFESIGAQGLPVPPLEIDSAFNEFDADAIIRALLPDLLDSEPEALEILRNAPHNRSEFQRIFALIIERWLSGTYDTPGLESWLGFVERVRGGLQRLLEAADNSHKIAVFTSGGTITALLHLITRIPAAQAFELNWQIVNTSLNHLKFRGREVALASFNSHTHLQLLKAPQLITFR; from the coding sequence GTGGGCAGCATCTATTTGATTCGACATGGCCAAGCCTCCTTCGGTGCAGACGACTATGACGTCCTGTCGCCCGTCGGTGTGCAGCAGGCACAGGTCCTGGGCAGCCACCTGGCGGATCTGGGCCTGACGTTCGACCGCTGCGTGTCGGGCGACCTGCGGCGCCAGCAGCACACCGCCAACGCCGCCTTCGAGTCCATCGGCGCCCAAGGCTTGCCGGTGCCGCCCCTGGAAATCGACAGCGCCTTCAACGAATTCGATGCCGACGCAATCATCCGCGCCCTGCTTCCAGACCTGCTCGACAGCGAGCCCGAAGCCCTGGAGATCCTGCGCAACGCCCCGCACAACCGTAGCGAGTTCCAACGTATCTTCGCCCTGATCATCGAGCGCTGGCTGAGCGGGACCTATGACACGCCCGGCCTGGAAAGCTGGCTGGGGTTTGTCGAGCGGGTGCGGGGTGGCTTGCAGCGCCTGCTTGAGGCAGCCGACAACTCCCACAAGATCGCGGTATTTACCTCTGGCGGCACCATCACCGCCCTGCTCCACCTGATTACCCGCATACCTGCCGCCCAGGCTTTCGAGCTGAACTGGCAGATTGTCAACACTTCGCTCAACCACTTGAAGTTCCGTGGTCGCGAAGTGGCACTGGCTTCCTTCAACAGCCATACCCACTTGCAGCTGTTGAAGGCGCCGCAGCTCATCACTTTCCGATGA
- a CDS encoding SCP2 sterol-binding domain-containing protein, which yields MTDVAKAVEAMKAKFNPGAADGLDLVFGFRIDDTQNFSLVVKNNTCELLEGENPDAQVTLVMDGDTMKGIVDGSTDGMQAFMGGKLRTEGDMMLAMKLSELFPA from the coding sequence ATGACTGACGTAGCTAAAGCCGTAGAAGCAATGAAAGCCAAATTCAACCCAGGCGCCGCCGACGGCCTGGACCTGGTGTTCGGTTTCCGTATCGACGACACCCAGAACTTCTCGCTGGTGGTTAAGAACAACACCTGCGAACTGCTGGAAGGCGAAAACCCTGACGCCCAAGTGACCCTGGTCATGGACGGCGACACCATGAAAGGTATCGTCGACGGTTCCACCGACGGCATGCAGGCCTTCATGGGCGGCAAGCTGCGCACCGAAGGCGACATGATGCTGGCGATGAAGCTGAGCGAACTGTTCCCGGCCTGA
- the hglS gene encoding 2-oxoadipate dioxygenase/decarboxylase HglS, giving the protein MPTPRHISPDDIRKDFSKAMSDMYREEVPLYGALLELVAETNARVLASDPDLARQLQRTGEIQRLDMERHGAIRLGTALELATISRLFAVMGMQPVGYYDLTPAGVPVHSTAFRAVHENALQTSPFRVFTSLLRLELIENLELRAFAEAALGKRSIFTPQALALIEQAEADGGLNASDAQVFIQQALETFRWHHTATVSAAQYQQLSDQHRLIADVVAFKGPHINHLTPRTLDIDRVQADMPGKGITPKAVIEGPPRRQCPILLRQTSFKALDEAIAFSDAKGSHSARFGEIEQRGVALTPKGRALYDQLLNAARDELGAFPNEANAQRYTELMEQHFQAFPDNHRAMREQGLAFFRYFLTDKGRAADKSRLPNLDALLEAGHVAIEPLVYEDFLPVSAAGIFQSNLGDAAQSHYAANANQAEFEQALGRQTIDELQLYADTQQRSIDACLQALRT; this is encoded by the coding sequence ATGCCTACCCCGCGCCATATCAGCCCCGACGACATCCGCAAAGACTTCTCCAAGGCCATGTCCGACATGTACCGCGAGGAAGTGCCGCTGTATGGCGCGTTGCTGGAGTTGGTGGCCGAGACCAATGCACGGGTGCTGGCGAGCGATCCAGACCTGGCGCGGCAACTGCAGCGCACCGGTGAAATCCAACGCCTGGACATGGAACGCCACGGCGCCATCCGCCTGGGCACCGCCCTTGAACTGGCAACCATTAGCCGCCTGTTTGCGGTGATGGGCATGCAGCCGGTGGGTTACTACGACCTCACCCCGGCCGGCGTACCGGTGCATTCCACGGCCTTTCGCGCAGTGCATGAAAACGCCTTGCAGACCAGTCCGTTCCGGGTCTTTACCTCGCTGCTGCGCCTGGAACTGATCGAAAACCTTGAACTACGAGCCTTTGCCGAAGCCGCCCTGGGCAAGCGCTCGATCTTCACCCCACAGGCGCTGGCCCTGATCGAACAAGCCGAAGCCGACGGTGGCCTGAATGCCAGCGATGCCCAGGTATTTATCCAACAAGCCCTGGAAACCTTTCGCTGGCACCACACCGCGACGGTCAGCGCAGCCCAGTACCAGCAACTCAGCGACCAGCACCGGCTGATTGCCGACGTGGTGGCCTTCAAGGGCCCGCACATCAATCACCTGACCCCACGCACCCTGGACATCGACCGCGTACAAGCGGACATGCCCGGCAAGGGCATCACCCCCAAAGCCGTGATCGAAGGCCCACCCCGGCGCCAATGCCCAATCCTGCTACGCCAAACCAGCTTCAAGGCCCTCGACGAAGCCATCGCTTTTAGCGATGCCAAGGGCAGCCACAGCGCAAGGTTTGGTGAAATCGAACAACGTGGCGTGGCCCTGACGCCCAAAGGCCGGGCACTCTACGACCAGCTGCTCAATGCCGCCCGGGATGAACTGGGCGCCTTCCCCAACGAGGCCAACGCCCAGCGCTACACCGAACTGATGGAGCAGCACTTCCAGGCCTTCCCGGATAATCACCGGGCGATGCGCGAGCAGGGGTTGGCGTTCTTTCGCTACTTCCTGACCGACAAGGGCCGCGCAGCCGACAAGAGCCGGCTACCCAATCTGGACGCACTGCTTGAGGCAGGTCACGTGGCAATCGAACCGTTGGTGTATGAGGATTTTCTGCCGGTCAGCGCGGCGGGGATTTTCCAGTCGAACCTGGGCGATGCGGCGCAGAGTCACTACGCGGCCAACGCCAACCAGGCCGAATTTGAACAGGCCCTGGGCCGCCAGACCATTGATGAGTTGCAGCTGTATGCCGACACCCAGCAGCGCTCGATCGACGCCTGCCTGCAGGCGCTGCGCACCTAG
- a CDS encoding DUF465 domain-containing protein yields MPVKHDLYQDLGLSKEDVQQRRASHHRLDVLLTQYDVADKEVLEAESASANDDDVENLKKKRLLIKDKIVEQLEQTKGH; encoded by the coding sequence ATGCCAGTGAAACATGATCTTTATCAGGATTTGGGGTTGAGCAAGGAAGATGTTCAGCAGCGTCGGGCAAGCCACCATCGGTTGGATGTATTGCTCACTCAGTATGACGTCGCCGACAAGGAGGTACTGGAAGCTGAATCCGCAAGTGCCAATGACGATGATGTGGAGAACCTGAAGAAGAAACGCCTGTTGATCAAAGATAAAATCGTCGAACAACTGGAGCAGACCAAAGGGCATTAG
- a CDS encoding excinuclease ABC subunit UvrA encodes MTSARHLPPGTNLLAARPGFVRVRGAREHNLRNVDVDIPRDALVVFTGVSGSGKSSLAFSTLYAEAQRRYFESVAPYARRLIDQVGVPDVDSIEGLPPAVALQQQRGAPSTRSSVGSVTTLSSLIRMLYSRAGSYPPGQPMLYAEDFSPNLPQGACPQCHGLGRVYEVTEALMVPDPSLTIRQRAVASWPLAWQGQNLRDILVTLGYDVDIPWRELPKKQRDWILFTEETPTVPVYAGLTPAQTRDALKRKLEPSYQGTFSGARRYILHTFTHTQSALMKKRVAQFMQGSPCPLCEGKRLNKAALSVKFAGVDIGELSQLSLLQLAQLLRPVAEGKGRVTLSVEKRLAAQRIAQDLLERVSTLTDLGLGYLSLERSTPTLSSGELQRLRLATQLGSQLFGVIYVLDEPSAGLHPADGEALFTALERLKAAGNSLFVVEHDLETMRRADWLIDVGPAAGEQGGQVLYSGPPAGLAQVEASQTREYLFAEPRALNSSRRAPNGWLSLEGVSRNNLDAVSVDFPLGCFTAVTGISGSGKSSLVSQALLDLVGEGLGRVVVSEDEPDLQDPTPQTSGGRIRAGLEQIRRLVQVDQKPIGRTPRSNLATYTGLFDNVRKLFAATPAAKKHHYDAGQFSFNVAKGRCPNCEGEGFVSVELLFMPSVYAPCPTCHGARYNPQTLAITWQGLNIAQVLALTVEQAVDVFAEQPGVVRALQVLRDIGLGYLRLGQPATELSGGEAQRIKLATELQRTARGATLYVLDEPTTGLHPRDVDRLLLQLNHLVDAGHTVIVVEHEMRVVAQSDWVIDIGPGAGDQGGQVVASGTPQHVAQSKTSRTAPFLARELGPGN; translated from the coding sequence ATGACTTCAGCGCGCCACTTGCCGCCAGGCACCAATCTTCTTGCCGCGCGCCCCGGTTTTGTCCGGGTGCGGGGCGCCCGTGAACATAACCTGCGCAATGTCGATGTGGACATCCCACGGGATGCCCTGGTGGTGTTCACCGGGGTGTCGGGGTCGGGCAAGTCGTCCCTGGCGTTTTCCACCCTGTATGCCGAGGCGCAACGGCGCTACTTCGAGTCGGTGGCACCCTATGCCCGGCGCCTGATCGACCAGGTGGGCGTGCCGGATGTGGACTCCATCGAAGGCCTGCCGCCCGCCGTGGCGTTGCAACAGCAGCGGGGTGCGCCGAGCACGCGCTCATCGGTGGGCAGCGTGACCACCCTGTCCAGCCTGATCCGCATGCTCTATTCCCGTGCCGGCAGCTATCCGCCGGGGCAGCCGATGCTGTACGCCGAGGACTTCTCGCCCAACCTGCCCCAGGGCGCCTGCCCGCAGTGCCACGGCCTGGGCCGCGTGTATGAAGTGACCGAGGCGCTGATGGTGCCCGATCCCTCCCTGACCATTCGCCAGCGTGCAGTCGCCTCCTGGCCACTGGCCTGGCAGGGGCAAAACCTGCGGGATATTCTCGTGACGCTGGGTTACGACGTCGATATCCCTTGGCGCGAGCTGCCGAAAAAACAGCGCGACTGGATCCTCTTCACCGAGGAAACACCCACGGTGCCGGTGTACGCCGGCTTGACCCCGGCGCAAACCCGCGACGCCCTCAAGCGCAAGCTCGAACCCAGTTACCAGGGCACCTTCAGCGGCGCCCGGCGTTACATCCTGCATACCTTCACCCACACCCAGAGCGCGCTGATGAAAAAGCGTGTCGCGCAATTCATGCAAGGCAGCCCTTGCCCCCTGTGCGAGGGCAAGCGCTTGAACAAGGCGGCGCTGTCGGTGAAGTTTGCCGGGGTGGATATTGGCGAGTTGTCACAGCTGTCGCTGTTGCAACTGGCGCAGCTCCTGCGCCCGGTGGCCGAGGGTAAGGGGCGGGTAACACTGTCGGTGGAAAAACGCCTGGCCGCCCAACGCATCGCCCAGGATTTGCTGGAGCGGGTCAGCACTCTGACCGACCTTGGCCTGGGCTACCTGTCCCTGGAGCGCAGTACGCCGACCCTGTCCTCCGGGGAGTTGCAGCGCCTGCGCCTGGCGACACAATTGGGCTCGCAGTTGTTCGGGGTGATCTACGTGCTGGATGAACCGTCGGCCGGCTTGCATCCGGCGGATGGCGAAGCCTTGTTCACCGCCCTTGAGCGCCTGAAAGCCGCCGGCAACTCGCTGTTTGTGGTGGAACATGATCTGGAAACCATGCGCCGCGCCGACTGGCTGATCGACGTCGGCCCGGCAGCCGGCGAGCAGGGCGGCCAGGTACTGTACAGCGGCCCACCGGCAGGCCTGGCACAGGTTGAAGCGTCACAGACCCGCGAATACCTGTTTGCCGAGCCGCGTGCGCTGAACTCTTCGCGTCGTGCGCCGAACGGCTGGCTCAGTCTGGAAGGGGTCAGCCGCAATAATCTTGACGCGGTGAGCGTGGACTTCCCCCTGGGCTGTTTTACGGCGGTGACGGGGATTTCCGGCTCGGGTAAATCCAGCCTGGTCAGCCAGGCCCTGCTGGACCTGGTCGGTGAGGGGCTGGGGCGGGTGGTGGTCAGCGAAGATGAGCCCGACCTCCAAGACCCGACACCGCAAACCAGTGGCGGGCGCATCCGTGCGGGCCTGGAGCAGATCCGCCGCCTGGTACAGGTGGACCAGAAGCCCATCGGCCGCACCCCGCGCTCCAACCTCGCGACCTATACCGGCTTGTTCGATAACGTGCGCAAGCTGTTCGCCGCCACCCCAGCGGCGAAAAAACACCACTACGATGCCGGGCAGTTCTCCTTCAACGTGGCCAAGGGCCGCTGCCCGAACTGCGAGGGCGAAGGTTTTGTCAGCGTCGAATTGCTGTTTATGCCCAGCGTTTACGCTCCATGCCCGACCTGCCACGGGGCGCGCTACAACCCCCAGACCCTGGCGATTACCTGGCAGGGCCTGAACATTGCCCAGGTGCTGGCTTTGACGGTCGAACAGGCGGTGGACGTGTTCGCCGAACAGCCGGGCGTAGTGCGCGCGTTGCAGGTCCTGCGCGACATTGGCCTGGGCTACCTGCGCCTGGGCCAGCCGGCCACCGAATTGTCCGGCGGTGAGGCCCAGCGCATCAAACTGGCCACCGAACTGCAACGCACCGCTCGGGGCGCGACCCTGTACGTCCTCGACGAGCCCACCACCGGCCTGCACCCCCGTGACGTCGACCGCCTGCTGCTGCAACTCAACCATCTGGTGGACGCCGGTCACACAGTGATTGTGGTCGAACACGAAATGCGCGTGGTGGCCCAGAGCGACTGGGTCATCGACATCGGCCCAGGCGCCGGCGACCAGGGCGGCCAAGTCGTCGCCAGCGGCACGCCCCAACACGTCGCCCAAAGCAAAACCAGCCGCACCGCACCGTTCCTCGCACGCGAGCTGGGCCCGGGGAATTGA
- a CDS encoding hybrid sensor histidine kinase/response regulator produces the protein MQFLSNTHGCDGWGGEMAQRIRAFDWSTTDLGSIDSWSTSLACAVQMLLASPVPMVMLWGRAGYMIYNDSYSVFAGGRHPFLLGVPVEQGWPEVADFNRHVMNTCLAGGTLSYRNKALTLLRNGQPEDLWLDLYYSPVAGDDQQPAGVLAIVVETTAHVLSERLRQEAEGAYRVADERLQLALNAGALMGSFVWDVLPDRLSGDARFARTLGLSMEDVEQGLPIAAATEVIHPDDLARVNRQIARTVEAGGPFNAEFRVRRPDASYLWVLASGRCELDADGQPLRFPGVIIDIHVRKIAEESLLKLTHTLEQRVAAEVQARSAAEDQLRQSQKLEAIGGLTGGVAHDFNNLLQVIAGNLHLLARHERDNPQVQRRVGAALAAVERGAKLSSQLLAFARRQPLSPAVFNPRRIYEGLGELLQRALGETIQIDVQLPQDPWCIHVDRNQLENAVLNLAINARDAMKGEGVICITGENITLSPEDGSRNGIAPGEYVRLSVSDTGAGMPPAVLRRVFEPFFTTKPDGHGTGLGLSMVFGFVKQSGGHVQVSSEPGQGTVVQMYFPHSLEPESEEAPAQVVLQEGGRETILVVEDNQGVRAAAVELLQQAGYTVITAEDGDDAMLMLRTGLRPDLIFTDVVMPGRMKSTDLAEWAKVQQPPVAVLFTSGHTRDVLSSNHQLGADIHLLGKPYSPDALAQRVRSVLNARN, from the coding sequence ATGCAATTCTTATCCAATACCCATGGTTGTGACGGCTGGGGCGGTGAAATGGCCCAAAGGATTCGTGCCTTTGACTGGTCGACCACGGACCTGGGCTCGATTGACAGTTGGTCCACCAGCCTGGCCTGTGCCGTGCAGATGCTCCTTGCCTCGCCGGTGCCGATGGTGATGCTCTGGGGGCGCGCCGGGTACATGATCTACAACGACAGTTACTCGGTGTTTGCCGGCGGCCGGCATCCGTTCCTGTTGGGCGTGCCGGTGGAGCAGGGCTGGCCGGAAGTGGCCGACTTCAACCGTCATGTCATGAACACCTGCCTGGCCGGTGGCACCTTGTCCTATCGCAACAAGGCCTTGACGCTGCTGCGCAATGGTCAGCCCGAAGACTTGTGGCTGGACCTCTATTACAGCCCGGTGGCCGGTGACGACCAGCAGCCGGCCGGGGTGCTGGCGATTGTCGTGGAAACCACCGCGCATGTGCTGTCCGAGCGCTTGCGCCAGGAAGCCGAGGGGGCCTACCGCGTGGCGGACGAGCGCTTGCAGCTGGCGCTCAATGCCGGGGCGTTGATGGGCTCGTTTGTCTGGGATGTGCTGCCGGATCGCCTATCGGGTGACGCGCGTTTCGCCCGCACCCTGGGCCTGTCCATGGAAGATGTCGAGCAGGGCCTGCCCATCGCCGCCGCCACCGAGGTCATCCATCCCGACGATCTGGCGCGGGTCAATCGCCAGATTGCCCGTACCGTGGAAGCCGGCGGGCCGTTTAACGCCGAGTTTCGCGTGCGGCGCCCTGACGCCAGCTATCTGTGGGTACTGGCCAGCGGGCGTTGCGAGTTGGACGCGGACGGTCAGCCGCTGCGCTTTCCCGGGGTGATCATAGATATCCATGTGCGCAAGATCGCGGAAGAGTCCCTGCTCAAGCTCACCCACACCCTGGAACAACGCGTCGCCGCCGAAGTCCAGGCGCGCTCGGCCGCCGAGGACCAGTTGCGCCAGTCGCAAAAGCTCGAGGCCATTGGCGGGCTGACGGGGGGCGTGGCCCATGACTTCAATAATCTGCTGCAGGTGATTGCCGGCAACCTGCACTTGCTGGCCCGCCATGAACGGGACAACCCCCAGGTACAACGGCGCGTCGGTGCTGCCTTGGCTGCGGTCGAGCGTGGCGCCAAGCTGTCTTCGCAACTGCTGGCGTTTGCCCGGCGCCAGCCCCTTTCACCGGCGGTGTTCAACCCCCGGCGCATTTATGAAGGCCTGGGTGAGTTACTGCAGCGGGCCCTAGGGGAAACCATCCAGATCGATGTGCAATTGCCGCAAGACCCGTGGTGTATTCATGTCGATCGCAATCAGTTGGAAAACGCCGTGCTCAACCTGGCGATCAATGCCCGGGATGCCATGAAGGGCGAGGGGGTGATCTGTATCACCGGTGAAAACATCACGCTGTCGCCCGAGGATGGCAGCCGCAACGGGATTGCCCCCGGTGAATATGTGCGCCTGTCGGTCAGCGACACCGGGGCCGGCATGCCGCCGGCGGTGCTGCGGCGGGTCTTCGAGCCGTTCTTTACCACCAAGCCGGACGGTCACGGCACCGGCCTTGGCTTGAGTATGGTGTTTGGTTTCGTCAAGCAAAGTGGCGGGCATGTGCAGGTCAGCAGCGAGCCAGGCCAGGGCACCGTAGTGCAGATGTACTTCCCCCACAGCCTTGAGCCGGAAAGCGAGGAAGCGCCTGCCCAGGTGGTGTTGCAGGAAGGCGGCCGCGAAACCATCCTGGTCGTGGAGGACAACCAAGGTGTACGTGCCGCGGCGGTGGAGCTGCTGCAACAGGCCGGCTACACGGTAATCACTGCCGAGGACGGCGATGACGCCATGTTGATGCTACGCACCGGTTTGCGGCCGGATCTGATCTTTACCGATGTGGTCATGCCCGGGCGGATGAAAAGCACGGACCTGGCCGAATGGGCCAAGGTACAACAGCCGCCCGTTGCTGTGTTGTTTACCTCCGGGCATACCCGCGACGTGCTTTCCAGCAATCACCAGTTGGGAGCCGATATTCACCTGCTGGGTAAACCCTACAGCCCTGATGCCCTCGCGCAGCGGGTACGCTCAGTACTCAATGCACGTAATTGA
- a CDS encoding error-prone DNA polymerase, with product MAAGLVCMMQGYAELHCLSNFSFQRGASSARELCERAKQQGYHALAITDECTLAGIVRAWQAAKEVGLALIVGSEVRLENGPKLVLLVENLQGYQHLCRLITQARRRAEKGQYRLLREDFADPVPGLLVLWLAEEGDTPAEGQWLCETFNQQLWLAVELHCAQDDAHRLAQRLQLAASLGLPAVACGDVHMHVRSRRALQDTMTAIRHHLPVAQTGHRLHPNGERHLRSLEAIGALYPAHLLEASLQIARRCTFDLGQLRYQYPRELVPQGHSAKSWLRALTEEGIARRWPEGVSAKTLEQIGNELELISDLGYESYFLTVHDIVRFARSRSILCQGRGSAANSAVCFALGITEIDPSRMNMLFERFLSRERNEPPDIDVDFEHERREEVLQYVFQRYGRRRAALTAVVSSYHGAGAVRDVAKALGLPPDQVNALADCCGRWSDEAPPLERLREGGFDPESPVLRRVLGLTQQLIGFPRHLSQHPGGFVISEQPLDTLVPVENAAMAERTIIQWDKDDLDAVGLLKVDILALGMLSAIRRCFDLLRRHRHRDLTLATVPSEDPATYAMISRADTIGVFQIESRAQMSMLPRLKPKTFYDLVIEVAIVRPGPIQGGMVHPYLRRRNQEEPETYPSPKLEAVLKRTLGIPLFQEQVMQIAIVAADYTPGEADQLRRSMAAWKRHGGLEPHRQRLRAGMLNNGYSEAFAAQVFEQIKGFGSYGFPESHAASFALLTYASCWLKCHEPAAFACALINSWPMGFYSPDQILQDARRHHLQVRPVDVTASDWDCSLEPIDGEQPAIRMGLRMISGFREDEGRRIEKVRQAAGFCDIADLGERARLDSRAQELLADAGALRQLTGHRHQARWDVAGVETQLGLFAGASSPQEEAVQLPAPSVGEDLYADYASVGTTLGPHPLVLLRDQLRARRCRSSQELQAVEHGRNVSVAGLVTGRQRPGTASGVTFVTLEDEFGNINVVVWRDLAERQRQVLVNSRLLKVEGRWEAVGEVRHLIAGRLSDLTPLLAGISVRSRDFR from the coding sequence GTGGCTGCAGGGTTGGTTTGCATGATGCAGGGCTACGCCGAGTTGCATTGCCTGTCCAACTTCAGCTTCCAGCGCGGCGCGTCCAGTGCCCGCGAGTTGTGCGAACGCGCCAAACAGCAGGGTTATCACGCCCTGGCAATCACCGACGAATGCACCCTGGCCGGCATCGTGCGTGCCTGGCAGGCGGCCAAGGAGGTCGGGCTGGCGTTGATCGTCGGCAGTGAGGTGCGCCTGGAGAACGGCCCGAAACTGGTGTTGCTGGTGGAGAACCTACAGGGCTACCAGCACCTGTGCCGGCTGATCACCCAGGCCCGGCGTCGTGCCGAAAAAGGCCAGTACCGCCTGTTGCGCGAAGACTTCGCCGACCCGGTGCCGGGGTTGCTGGTGCTGTGGCTGGCCGAGGAGGGCGATACGCCTGCCGAGGGCCAATGGCTGTGCGAAACCTTCAATCAGCAGCTATGGCTGGCGGTAGAGCTGCATTGCGCCCAGGACGATGCCCATCGTCTGGCGCAGCGCCTGCAACTGGCCGCCAGCCTGGGGCTGCCGGCTGTGGCCTGTGGTGATGTGCATATGCATGTGCGCAGCCGGCGCGCCTTGCAGGACACCATGACCGCCATCCGTCACCATCTGCCGGTGGCACAAACCGGCCACCGCCTGCACCCCAATGGCGAGCGGCACTTGCGTAGCCTGGAGGCGATCGGTGCGCTGTATCCGGCGCACTTGCTCGAGGCGTCACTGCAGATCGCCCGCCGTTGCACCTTCGACCTGGGGCAGTTGCGCTATCAATACCCCAGGGAGTTGGTGCCGCAAGGGCACAGCGCAAAATCCTGGCTGCGCGCCTTGACCGAAGAGGGCATTGCCCGGCGCTGGCCCGAGGGGGTGTCAGCCAAGACCCTGGAGCAGATCGGTAATGAACTGGAGTTGATCAGCGACCTGGGCTACGAAAGCTATTTCCTTACCGTGCACGACATCGTGCGCTTCGCCCGCAGCCGTTCGATCCTCTGTCAGGGCCGTGGCTCGGCGGCCAACTCGGCGGTGTGCTTTGCCCTGGGCATCACTGAAATCGATCCCAGCCGGATGAACATGTTGTTCGAGCGCTTCCTGTCCCGGGAACGCAACGAGCCGCCGGATATCGATGTGGACTTCGAGCACGAACGCCGCGAAGAGGTATTGCAATACGTGTTCCAGCGCTATGGCCGGCGCCGCGCAGCCTTGACCGCAGTGGTCAGCAGCTACCACGGTGCCGGCGCGGTGCGTGATGTGGCCAAGGCCCTGGGCCTGCCACCGGATCAGGTCAACGCCCTGGCCGATTGTTGCGGGCGCTGGAGCGATGAAGCGCCGCCCCTGGAGCGCTTGCGCGAGGGTGGTTTTGACCCCGAGAGCCCGGTCTTGCGACGGGTCCTGGGCTTGACCCAGCAACTGATCGGCTTCCCGCGCCACCTGTCCCAGCACCCCGGTGGCTTCGTGATTTCCGAGCAACCGCTGGACACCTTGGTGCCGGTGGAAAACGCCGCCATGGCCGAACGTACCATCATCCAGTGGGACAAGGATGACCTGGACGCCGTGGGCCTGCTCAAGGTCGATATCCTCGCCCTCGGCATGCTCAGCGCGATCCGCCGCTGCTTCGACCTGCTGCGCCGCCATCGTCACCGCGACCTGACACTGGCGACGGTGCCCTCGGAAGATCCGGCAACCTACGCGATGATCAGCCGCGCCGACACCATCGGCGTATTCCAGATCGAGTCACGGGCGCAGATGTCCATGCTGCCCCGGCTCAAGCCCAAGACGTTCTATGACCTGGTGATCGAGGTGGCCATCGTGCGCCCCGGGCCGATCCAGGGCGGCATGGTGCATCCGTATCTGCGCAGGCGGAACCAGGAAGAGCCCGAGACCTATCCGTCGCCCAAGCTGGAAGCGGTACTCAAGCGCACGTTGGGTATTCCGCTGTTCCAGGAGCAAGTGATGCAGATCGCCATTGTCGCGGCGGACTATACCCCTGGCGAAGCTGACCAGTTGCGCCGTTCGATGGCGGCCTGGAAGCGCCATGGTGGCCTGGAGCCCCATCGCCAGCGGCTGCGCGCCGGTATGCTCAACAACGGCTACAGCGAGGCCTTCGCCGCCCAGGTGTTCGAGCAGATCAAGGGCTTTGGCAGCTACGGTTTTCCTGAGTCCCATGCGGCCAGTTTTGCCTTGCTGACCTATGCCAGTTGCTGGCTCAAATGCCATGAGCCGGCGGCGTTCGCCTGTGCTCTGATCAACAGCTGGCCCATGGGCTTCTACAGCCCGGACCAGATCCTGCAGGATGCGCGCCGCCATCACTTGCAGGTTCGCCCGGTGGACGTGACCGCCAGTGACTGGGATTGCAGCCTGGAACCCATCGACGGCGAGCAACCGGCGATTCGCATGGGTTTGCGCATGATCAGCGGCTTTCGCGAAGACGAGGGCCGGCGTATCGAAAAAGTCCGCCAGGCCGCTGGGTTTTGCGATATCGCCGACCTGGGCGAGCGCGCCCGACTGGACAGCCGGGCCCAGGAACTGCTGGCGGATGCCGGGGCCTTGCGTCAGTTGACCGGGCACCGGCATCAAGCGCGCTGGGACGTGGCCGGGGTGGAGACGCAACTGGGATTATTTGCCGGGGCGTCGAGCCCCCAGGAAGAGGCGGTGCAACTGCCGGCCCCCAGCGTCGGCGAAGACCTGTACGCCGACTATGCCAGCGTGGGCACGACCCTGGGGCCCCATCCCTTGGTGCTGTTGCGTGATCAATTGCGCGCGCGGCGCTGCCGCAGTTCACAGGAACTGCAGGCGGTGGAGCATGGGCGCAATGTCAGCGTTGCCGGCCTAGTCACCGGGCGCCAGCGCCCGGGCACCGCCAGCGGCGTGACCTTCGTGACCCTGGAAGACGAGTTTGGCAACATCAACGTGGTGGTCTGGCGCGACCTGGCCGAGCGTCAGCGCCAGGTGCTGGTGAACTCACGGCTGCTCAAGGTGGAGGGGCGCTGGGAAGCGGTGGGCGAAGTCCGCCATTTGATCGCGGGCCGCTTGAGCGACCTGACGCCACTGTTGGCGGGGATCAGCGTGCGTAGCCGGGATTTTCGCTGA